A window of the Miscanthus floridulus cultivar M001 chromosome 14, ASM1932011v1, whole genome shotgun sequence genome harbors these coding sequences:
- the LOC136505245 gene encoding probable WRKY transcription factor 38 codes for MAFEMPAAGNRPYFSFSEEGSIRGSEFAHLYLPSVLIETSDLGSHQAARAQQQRIRKDERVWTSDTYTPYDDGHQWRKYGEKKLSNSNFPRFYYRCTYKNDMKCPATKQVQQKDTSDPPLFSVTYFNHHTCRSSISNPIESKRDTAAQSASSKAVSICFSPHYSFRDEPQSAVAHSFRGNQQPAERSAYATSWFQWTAASSPSPTSNDSPVKMEVDTFSGASASASSSSMGSLPRTRTLVPIGQSRCIEYFHFL; via the exons ATGGCTTTCGAGATGCCTGCAGCCGGCAACCG GCCGTATTTTTCGTTTTCTGAAGAAGGAAGTATTCGGGGTTCAGAATTCGCCCATTTGTACCTCCCCTCAGTCTTGATTGAGACTAG TGATTTGGGATCCCACCAGGCTGCCAGAGCCCAGCAGCAAAGAATCAG GAAAGATGAACGCGTCTGGACCTCAGACACATATACACCCTACGACGATGGGCACCAGTGGAGGAAGTACGGCGagaagaagctctccaactccaacTTCCCAAG GTTCTATTACAGATGCACCTACAAGAACGACATGAAGTGCCCGGCTACAAAGCAAGTCCAACAGAAGGACACAAGTGATCCACCATTGTTCTCTGTCACTTACTTCAACCATCACACCTGCAGAAGCAGCATCTCAAATCCCATAGAAAGCAAGAGAGACACTGCTGCGCAATCGGCCTCAAGTAAAGCAGTGTCGATCTGCTTCAGCCCGCATTATTCTTTCAGAGATGAGCCACAGTCAGCAGTAGCACATTCTTTCAGAGGCAACCAACAGCCAGCTGAGAGAAGCGCCTATGCAACAAGCTGGTTTCAGTGGACCGCCGCATCGTCTCCGTCTCCTACCAGTAACGACAGTCCGGTTAAGATGGAGGTTGACACATTCTCAGGAGCAAGCGCTTCGGCCAGCTCCAGCAGCATGGGTTCTCTGCCGAGGACGAGGACGTTGGTGCCGATCGGTCAGTCGAGATGCATCGAGTACTTCCATTTCTTGTGA